The genomic DNA CCTGCAAGCGCGATCGAAACGATCAATCCTAATAATTTTACTAACTTCATTTAATACTCCTTAAAATATGGTTTAGTATCAAACATACAGCAACCACAAAATAATATCAATTAGTCTTATAAATTACTGTTAGCAAAGCGGATCACAAACCGTAATAATGGAACACAATTTTATTAACTCCCCTTCGCAACCTCAGGCACAATGATCAGCGATGACCCCGGAAGTTCCGCTTCAAAGGATTGTCGTATGGGCTGCAAACGCGCTTCGATTTGCTCTAGCGAATTTGTGGCAAAAAAGGATAATGTCAAAAGGATAAATAAATCTTTACCGGACCTACGCGTCTTGTAGCCGCTGAAACCATCGTACTGATCGAAATTTTCCGCTAATATTCTAAGTATTTGATAATGATCAGGCTCGGATATGGTACGGTCTAGAATTTCCGGCAGACTTTCCTTGATCAACCCATAGGCTATGAAAACCATGTAGCCGACAAGGATTATTGAACCACCCAAATCGACAATGCGTGCAGACCTCGGGTCCGGCAACCATAGTGCAAGCATTAGAATACCAACAACCACGCACGATGCTACTGTTTTAGCAATTCTAGCGGCGATCTGAGATGAAATAATCACCGAGCTTTCAGTCTGATTGGAACGGATAAAAGCCATTGAGAAATAAAAATTAATCATCAGGTTAAAATTGGCCACAATCAGCGTCAACATCAGAGCAGTGGTCGAAATAGGGACACTCTCATCCATGCCGATAACTTTTGTAAATATATAAAGACTACTCAGCAAAAGTCCGAAGGCAACCAGCAGATTTGTAATCCGCTCGATCTTGCCTGTTCCAAATTCAAACTCATTAAATCGACTTCTGTGAACTCGCCTCAAAACAATATACGAGACATATTCTATCACTAGCAAAAGTATGATTCTAATGATTTCGGATAGCGCCGTCATGGAACCGGATAGAAGCCCTACACTCATGAGAAATATTAAGAGAATTGTATCAAGAACAGCCGCCCATAATACGGAGCGTTCCTTCTCTTTCTGGTGAGGGGAAAGTTCTGGCCCGATAGCACTCATCTAAGAAAGGTTCCGAAATACTGTTCTACAAGTCCGATTCCTTCAAATTCAGCATAGGCTGTCCGCCCTACTCCGCAAAACATCTCGACTTCATTATAAAGCTTGTCGTCTTTGATTTGAACTAGAACGCGCCCATCACGAAATGATCTGCGTTTGATTGTCGCCGCGAATAAATTCGAATGCCATACGCCGCCTGACCCCATTACACGGGTGACTTTTCCTTCGATGAATTCGGGCTTGCCGAACAAACGTATTCGCGCGGGGTGCCCGGGCTTAATCAGTTCCAAAGTCGCGTCATCAACAGCAACTTCAACCATAAGGCGGCTTCGATCGATATAGGATAAAAGACGATCGCCTTTAGTCACTTCCATGCCGTTTTGGACGTCCACTTCCCACACTACGGCGGTGTCGGGCAATACTACGGAAGCTCTGGCAGACCTGTTATTCATATTCCCTTTGCCAGCGATCAAAGGAGCCGCTTCATCTATAAAAGCTGTATCGGCTTCACTCATACGCCTTTTGCACTCAAGAATTCCCTGCTTCAGTGTGTTAATTCGGCGTTGAACCTGAATAACTCCATCCGATAAATCTTGGGGAAACATACCTTGTGACAACATCCGGCGACGATGCTTAAGCTGCTCTATCTCCAGCTTGGTTGTTTTTACCTTGGCCTCGTTTTTACGATATTCTGATTCAACTCGATCAGCATCTTCTCGCGTTGCTACTAGATCCTCTACAAGCTTTATGGTCCGCTCACGGCGATGAAATGATTCATTTTGCGATGCTTTTTCTCCAATCAATCTAGCTCTTAAGATACCAAGACTCTGATCCAAGTCCGTTGAAATTTGAGCAATATATTCTGCTAACATTTTTTTGCTTTGAGTAAGACTTTCATCAAGAGAATTAAGTTCTTGCTCAAGCGTTTCATGCTGTCCCGCTTTTCGCTTATTACCCAAGCGCAAAGCGGTTTTACCCCCGGCAACAGTCCCGGGCACAACTGAAAGATTATCCACGATGCCATCAATAGGAGCACGGACTTCAAACCTAAAGGCTGTAACAACTCCATTGCGGACAACAAAGCGTTGCATATAATTAATGATGGAAAGAAGTGGAAGTAGAGCAATAAGAATTACCACTATCCACGTTGCCTTTTTACTGCTTATACGGATCTTCATTCGTCTGTCTTCCGACACACAACCTCGACCCTGTTTCGCCCGTTAGCTTTCGCCTCATATAGTCCGTCATCGGCCCTGCGGATTAAGCTAGCATCCTTTTCTCCACTTTCCATCTCAGCCACGCCGAAACTTCCAGTAACTGTTACGCCTTCTTCAAGTTCAGTACTTTCCATTATTACACGGATTTTTTCAGCAAGAGTGTTTGCACCTTCAAGAGTAGTATCAGGACATATTATTAGGAATTCTTCGCCGCCCCAACGCCCGACAACGTCAGTAGCACGAATGCTACTTCGCAAAATTTCTGCTACGCCTTGAAGAACCTTATCTCCAGCCTGATGGCCCAAATTGTCATTAATCCGCTTGAAAAAATCAAGATCCATAATAATGACTGAAAGAGAATGCTGGTAACGGATGTTTCGAGCAATTTCTATTTGAAGCGTACTGTCCAACTTCATACGATTCCCGAGTCCAGTCAGCCTATCCGTGACGGCAAGCTTTTCAAGCTCATCGTTTTTATCCTGCAATAGACTTTGAGCCGCGCTCAGATCTTCCAGAGTTACCTGAATCTGACGCCTTGCCAGCGCCAATTTGCGATTCCAATACATACTTGCAAAAAGTAAGATAGCGGCAACAATTATGACTTTCCACGCAACGGAATAGTCAACTCCACGCTCATACTTAATAGCAACCCATCGATTATAAATGCGCTGCTTATCTTCTCTAGTAAGACTACCCACGACCTTCTGAAAAATACTGTTCAGGAGCGGTTCATCAATACGTGTTGCTACCCTGAAATCATGATCACGCGCAATCTTCCCGGCTATCTTAATGTCCAGCATCAGCTCTTTTTGTATGGCATATCCAATCGCAGCGGAGGTATCTATGTACCCGAAAACCTTGCCTTCACGAACCATCCCAAGGCCATCCAATAAGGATTCAACTTCCACAATCTTTATGAACGGATGCATATTCCTAAGTTCTGGTATAATGGGAGAATCTTTTATTACAGCGAAATTATTACTAATCACAATTGCGATATCTTCGATAAATAGTTTGTCGCTTGTCGTCGCAATTACGTACGGAAAGGAAAGATATGGAGTCGTAACATCTACATATTTTCGAAGTTCAGGAGACTCATTAGTCATAAGAAGGACATCGGTTTTGTGTAACTGGATAGACAGAACTGTTTCTTCGAATGTTCTGGTGGGCAAAAACCTGAATGGTTCCCCAACCCGCTCTTCAAATAGAGAAAAGTAGTCAGCAGCCATTCCATCAAGCTGTCCACTTCCGTCAACATGCATATAGGGCATTTGATCCGGATATACGCTAATAGAGATCCCACCCTTTTTGGCAAGGTACTCTTTCTCTTCATTGGTAAAATCTGCAATACCTTCACTATCGCTGAAGTTCTTTTTATTTTTGCCAAACCATCTTTTTCTAATGCTGTTCTTTTCCTGCTCTGATATCGTTCTCAGTCCTTTATTGAAAATTGATGCCAGCTCAGGTTTATCATTCCTTAAATAAAACCTGATTTCCATAGGCTCACCAATTGGGAAAGTCGTCTCGATGAATCCGCCTAGCCCTTGCTGATCGGCTACGTAATATGCTGTCTCATCTAAAATCGTAAAGTCTGCATCACCAGCAACCACAGCCCTGATCAATTCATGCATAGTGTCATAATAAACGATCTCTACTTCATCCAAATAAGGATCAAGAAGCTTTTTAAAACCCAAGTTCCCCCGCTGAAGAGCTACTCGCTTATAAGCAAGGTCATTAACACTATATATCCGATTTGGGTTACCATTCCGAACAATCACTAGACTGGTCATCGTGAGATAGGGAGAAGTCTTAATTAAATATTTATCACGACTTTCATGAGCTGAAGCAGTGCTTATACCATCAACCTCTCCCCTTTTAGCCTTATCTTGAACATCGACCCATTTGCCAAGTTCGAACCTAATACCCAGCCCGGTCCTTTTGCTGATTAACTTCGCTATATCGGAATCATAACCACTGATAGACCCATCGTCATTTTGAATCAAAAAAGGATCAAAAGAAATACCGCCCCCGAGTACTATTTCAGGGTTCTCATCAATGAAAGTTTGTTCTTCGAGGCTCAAAGCAACCTGTCGTTGTTCCCCACCTAATACTCCAAACCACTTGCGCTCAAGAATTTCAATCTCCTGAGGAGTCAAGGAAGCCAGAGCTTTGTTCAGCATAGAAATCAGTTCTTTTTCATTTTTGTGGGCCATGAAATGCAGAGTTCTTCTTTGACCCCGATCGAATGTCTTCGCCCAGCCTGATATTTTAAGATCTTTTATATTACGTTTAGCAAATAGGTAGCTCATGACAGGTATGTCGGAAACCATAAAATCGGCATTACCATTTGACACGGCCTCAACCATCTCTTCAGCACTATTTAGCGACAGAAGCTCGACCTCAGGATGATGTGTTTTGAAAAATTCTTCCTGACTCCACCCCTTACCAACAGCAGCAACTTTACCTTTAAAGTCAGCTATATCGGCCATTTCAGATGAGTCTTTGCGCACAACATAATGGCTTTTATAAAACCTGAAAGGATTCGAAAACAGTCCTGTTTCAATTCGCTTAGGAGTTTTGCTAATTGTATGAAGCAAATCTAGTTTGTTATGCTGATGAAGACCTACAAGCTCCTCCCATGAGTAGCCGTTCACATACTCAATGGAGAATCCAATACGCTTAGAAAGCATATTAAGCAGGTCTATAGAATATCCCTGCGGCTGTTTGCCTATGGCGAAGTCATACGGCGGATAATCCTGTTCATTACTAATACGAATTACTGGATGCTTAGCAAGGTAGGATTCTTCAGCCTTAGAAAGAGATATTTTTGCAGCATCGCTGAGTCTAAAAGGATTAACATCCCACCTATCTTCAAGGGTCTGTAATTCTTTGACAGACACTGAATTTAGCGCTTTTTGAAGTATACTACGTAACAAAGGCCAGTCTTTTCGCACCCCAACATGCATAGAAATTTCAGCCTGATCTGTCTTTGTCAGTTCAACGTAATCAGCAAGACGAATATTATTTACCTGACTAGCCTTTGCGTAATAGTAAAACAGCAAAGGATTGCCGATGATTGCATCTAATTTATCTGTTGCGAGACCTTTTACCAAATCAATAGGGCTATCGATTTCTATCAGCTTAATCCCCGGAATCTGCCCATAAATAAAAGAAGCGCTTCCGTGAGATTTTTGAATACCTACTCTTTTGCCCACAAGATCATTCAAGTTATTAACATTACTATTAGCATCACGAACAAAAACACCAAGTTCGCCCTTATAATAAGGTGTAGTAAAAAGAGTAAAGGCTTCACGTTCACTATTTTTATACAACGCAGGTATAACATCTATTTGTTTCTCTTTAAATAAAGCCAGCAACTCAGCCCAAGAGTAGCCGTTAACAAATTCTATTTTAAGACCGGCCTTCTCAGCAAGCAGTTTGATATAATCAATGCTAAGCCCTTTAGATTCGCCAAACTCAGAATAGTCAAACGGCGGCCAATCCTCTTCGTTTGCAACACGTATTACAGGATGGTCTGTAATAAATATTTGCTCTTGAGCATTGAGATTTAAACCGCTTTGATTGGCATCTGAATCTTGAAAATCAGCGCAGAGCAGCACAAAAGATATTAATACAAAAAAAATAAATCTTACCTTCATAACTTCCTCTATACAAAAAACTGAACTTCAAACTGCGACTCTGAATAAAAATATAATATAAATATCATTCATTTCTGCTAATTCAATAACATTACAATCGACACACCGCCACATCATAATAAATTCTAAAAAACCATATTCATGATCTTTTCAAATTTGTAATATTACAAAAAACTTCTTCGTAGCATCAAATACCCAGCACTGTATCCACTGCGCTCATTTAACCCATTCTATAATGAAATATTGTTAATAATAACTTTTACGTTTCAATAGATGAATGCTTGAAATGCAATTATTAAATAATATCAGTTAATTGGAAAAAAATATTAGACATATCTATAAATTTAGCTAGAATAAAATTATCAAAATATTTCTATTTAAGGGAAGGGATTATTATGAACTGGACAATTAAGAGAAAAATGACAGCAATGGGCGCAATCGTTGTACTGGCCTTGAGTGTACTGGCCATCATCAACATTTTCGGATTTAAGTCTGTTGAAAAATCAAGTGATATGCAGAACTTAAGAAGCAATCAATTTGAGTTAGCGCAAGACATGAAATTTGCGCAAGCTGAATTGTTACTTGCCGCAATGGATTCCATCGTAGATAAAGATGAGGGAAAAATTGCAAACGAGTTAACGGAAATAATCAATCGTACATCTAAATTCTTGACTGATAATTCCGAAGGAATAGTTCAGGCAGCGGATACTGATGCCGAAAGAAGATCGGCCCAGCAAATTAAAACAGGTGTCCAGGGCTTGATCAATGCAATTAAAGTTGATCTGACTAAACTAATCAATGAAAGCGCCATCAGAAGCTCACAGATTGAAAATGATTTTGCAGAGATTGACAACGTACTCGATACAAATGGAAATAAACTTCAAAATAAACTTCAAAAACTTCAAGACAATCTAGAATCCCGTGACGATAAAGAAGGCGTGCTCATTTCAATGAAGATGAAGCTTTCCTTAACTGAGCTTCTTCTAGCCGCAATGGACTCCATTATTGACAAGAATGAAGGGAAAGTTAGTTCAGAGCGCATGCAGATTGTAGATGAAAACATTCAAGATCTCCGTAAATTTAGCAACCAACTTTCAGCACATACCACCACTCGGACTGAAGCAGCTCTTGTTCCCGAAATCAACAATGCCATTGACGGTCTTGCACTAGGGATCCAAGTCAATCTGGTTACTCTGATTGAAGAAGGTGCTCGTGAACAAGTAAAAATTGCTGAAAAATTTGAAGCAATAGATGACTCACTTGATTCAAACGGTGCAATAGTAAGCGAACAGCTAGACATATTCACAGAATCCATCCGCGAAGAAGTTGTTGAAGCTTCTGCCGGTCAAAATGAAGCCATTAGCTCTGCCTTATGGACCTCACTTGTTGTCTTTTTCGTCTCTATTTGTATCATTATTCCTGCTTTTATTTCCTTCGCAAGAAACATTATCGTCCCTCTTATTAAAGGAGTTTCCTTCGCAAGAACTGTTGCAGAAGGCAACCTGAATACTTCTATAGAAGTAGACTCCACTGATGAGATTGGAGAT from Maridesulfovibrio frigidus DSM 17176 includes the following:
- a CDS encoding HlyD family secretion protein gives rise to the protein MKIRISSKKATWIVVILIALLPLLSIINYMQRFVVRNGVVTAFRFEVRAPIDGIVDNLSVVPGTVAGGKTALRLGNKRKAGQHETLEQELNSLDESLTQSKKMLAEYIAQISTDLDQSLGILRARLIGEKASQNESFHRRERTIKLVEDLVATREDADRVESEYRKNEAKVKTTKLEIEQLKHRRRMLSQGMFPQDLSDGVIQVQRRINTLKQGILECKRRMSEADTAFIDEAAPLIAGKGNMNNRSARASVVLPDTAVVWEVDVQNGMEVTKGDRLLSYIDRSRLMVEVAVDDATLELIKPGHPARIRLFGKPEFIEGKVTRVMGSGGVWHSNLFAATIKRRSFRDGRVLVQIKDDKLYNEVEMFCGVGRTAYAEFEGIGLVEQYFGTFLR
- a CDS encoding cation diffusion facilitator family transporter; the protein is MSAIGPELSPHQKEKERSVLWAAVLDTILLIFLMSVGLLSGSMTALSEIIRIILLLVIEYVSYIVLRRVHRSRFNEFEFGTGKIERITNLLVAFGLLLSSLYIFTKVIGMDESVPISTTALMLTLIVANFNLMINFYFSMAFIRSNQTESSVIISSQIAARIAKTVASCVVVGILMLALWLPDPRSARIVDLGGSIILVGYMVFIAYGLIKESLPEILDRTISEPDHYQILRILAENFDQYDGFSGYKTRRSGKDLFILLTLSFFATNSLEQIEARLQPIRQSFEAELPGSSLIIVPEVAKGS
- a CDS encoding methyl-accepting chemotaxis protein, whose protein sequence is MNWTIKRKMTAMGAIVVLALSVLAIINIFGFKSVEKSSDMQNLRSNQFELAQDMKFAQAELLLAAMDSIVDKDEGKIANELTEIINRTSKFLTDNSEGIVQAADTDAERRSAQQIKTGVQGLINAIKVDLTKLINESAIRSSQIENDFAEIDNVLDTNGNKLQNKLQKLQDNLESRDDKEGVLISMKMKLSLTELLLAAMDSIIDKNEGKVSSERMQIVDENIQDLRKFSNQLSAHTTTRTEAALVPEINNAIDGLALGIQVNLVTLIEEGAREQVKIAEKFEAIDDSLDSNGAIVSEQLDIFTESIREEVVEASAGQNEAISSALWTSLVVFFVSICIIIPAFISFARNIIVPLIKGVSFARTVAEGNLNTSIEVDSTDEIGDLARALTEMNIRLREVVGEIQFASGNVATGSEELSSTSGALSQGSTEQAASVEEVSSSMEQMAANIRQNADNARQTETIAQKASADAQEGGTAVAQTVGAMKEIAEKISIIEEIARQTNLLALNAAIEAARAGEHGKGFAVVAAEVRKLAERSGAAAGEISELSSTSVDVAEQAGNMLNQLVPDIQKTAELVQEINASCNEQDSGATQINSAIQQLDSVVQQNAAAAEEMSSTSEELSGQADHLQKTISFFNVDGGGRQYTPARVAQRTPPRALPTPRTAPAPRTAPANPKPQANKGSGVALDMNSHDDNDFELF
- a CDS encoding transporter substrate-binding domain-containing diguanylate cyclase gives rise to the protein MKVRFIFFVLISFVLLCADFQDSDANQSGLNLNAQEQIFITDHPVIRVANEEDWPPFDYSEFGESKGLSIDYIKLLAEKAGLKIEFVNGYSWAELLALFKEKQIDVIPALYKNSEREAFTLFTTPYYKGELGVFVRDANSNVNNLNDLVGKRVGIQKSHGSASFIYGQIPGIKLIEIDSPIDLVKGLATDKLDAIIGNPLLFYYYAKASQVNNIRLADYVELTKTDQAEISMHVGVRKDWPLLRSILQKALNSVSVKELQTLEDRWDVNPFRLSDAAKISLSKAEESYLAKHPVIRISNEQDYPPYDFAIGKQPQGYSIDLLNMLSKRIGFSIEYVNGYSWEELVGLHQHNKLDLLHTISKTPKRIETGLFSNPFRFYKSHYVVRKDSSEMADIADFKGKVAAVGKGWSQEEFFKTHHPEVELLSLNSAEEMVEAVSNGNADFMVSDIPVMSYLFAKRNIKDLKISGWAKTFDRGQRRTLHFMAHKNEKELISMLNKALASLTPQEIEILERKWFGVLGGEQRQVALSLEEQTFIDENPEIVLGGGISFDPFLIQNDDGSISGYDSDIAKLISKRTGLGIRFELGKWVDVQDKAKRGEVDGISTASAHESRDKYLIKTSPYLTMTSLVIVRNGNPNRIYSVNDLAYKRVALQRGNLGFKKLLDPYLDEVEIVYYDTMHELIRAVVAGDADFTILDETAYYVADQQGLGGFIETTFPIGEPMEIRFYLRNDKPELASIFNKGLRTISEQEKNSIRKRWFGKNKKNFSDSEGIADFTNEEKEYLAKKGGISISVYPDQMPYMHVDGSGQLDGMAADYFSLFEERVGEPFRFLPTRTFEETVLSIQLHKTDVLLMTNESPELRKYVDVTTPYLSFPYVIATTSDKLFIEDIAIVISNNFAVIKDSPIIPELRNMHPFIKIVEVESLLDGLGMVREGKVFGYIDTSAAIGYAIQKELMLDIKIAGKIARDHDFRVATRIDEPLLNSIFQKVVGSLTREDKQRIYNRWVAIKYERGVDYSVAWKVIIVAAILLFASMYWNRKLALARRQIQVTLEDLSAAQSLLQDKNDELEKLAVTDRLTGLGNRMKLDSTLQIEIARNIRYQHSLSVIIMDLDFFKRINDNLGHQAGDKVLQGVAEILRSSIRATDVVGRWGGEEFLIICPDTTLEGANTLAEKIRVIMESTELEEGVTVTGSFGVAEMESGEKDASLIRRADDGLYEAKANGRNRVEVVCRKTDE